The Bacteroidales bacterium genomic sequence TTAACAAAGGACAATACTATAAAGCTGTTGAAAACGGCGGAGCATTTAACTCAGAATATTATAAAGCTTTCTTTGAATCGGAAGAGTCATATAATGAGAAGTTGAATTTACATAATCAAAGATCCAAATACATTCCTGACCAAAATAAACAAAAACCAAACTATTTCCCTTACATCGTGATTTTTGCAATTGAAAGCTATTTCAAAACACTAGCAAGGGATTCCGAAAATTTTGTTAGGGAAAACAGAGGGTTACCAAAAATTGGAGAAGGATGGATAAATGAAACCAACTTGTTTTACAGAATCAAAGATGAATTTGCCGAACACGAAGTTGTACATCAGGGGCGGCCAAAATGGTTGGGTTTACAAAGATTTGATGTTTATTTTCCAAATGAGAATATTGCAATCGAATATCAGGGAGCTCAACATTATGAAGCTATAGACTACTTTGGTGGCGAAGAGGGTTTAAAGCAGACTGTTGATAATGATAGAATCAAGATGGAAAAGTGCATCAAAAACGATTGCATTTTGATTGAAGTTTTTCCCGATTATGATTTTGATGAGGTGAAAAAAAGGATCATAGATTCAATTCATTTAAAAAAACAACATAACAAATGAATAAGATTTATCACTATACCAGCTTAAATACCGCTATTGAATTCATCTTGCCAAAAATGAGATTACGTACAAATGGCCTGAAAAATATGAATGATCCTAAAGAGAATCAACTTTGGGCTTTTAGCTCTAAAAACATGGATTATCCTTCAATTTATCCTGAAACATTCTCCGAAGATAGATACATTGAACATCAATTCATGTTTGGTAATGAAATTAGGGAAAACATTCAAGCCATTTGTTTTGTCAATAATGAGGATAACAGAGCATGTTTTAACGCAATGATGTGGGCGCATTATGCTTCAAACCATCGTGGAGTTTGTTTAGAAATTGATGCGGATAGATTTATAGAAGAAAATAAAGAGGTGCTCATTAACTTTAAACTTGAAAAGGTCCAATATGGAAAACACGAGGATGTATTTATTGATTATAACAGGAGTATTAGTAAGGAAGCAAATATCTTGAAAATAATTGAAAGTAAATACCAATGCCTTTTCTTGCAAAAGTCAGTGAACTGGGAGCATGAAAAAGAAATTAGACTTTTGATTATTGGAAAAGAACATACTTATTTAACTATAGAAAATTCACTAACGGGAGTTTATCTGGGATTGTTTTTTCCATACGAGTATAGACCAAGCATTGATAAGCTCATATCAACAAAGAAGGCAACAATATTTGATGTTAGCTGGGAAAAGAATGATTTCTTAAGAGTAGAAAGATCAATGGGTGACTTTAGACCTTTGATTTTGAAAAAATTTCTTAATCACCCAAAATAATTCTTTTTGCCAACTGTCATCAGGCGAAGGAGCGGCTGGAGAGCACTGGAGTTCATGTATTTGACACATTAAGGGATTGATGAGTTTATTTTGAATCAACCCTGGGTTCGCAGCCCCGACCGAAGATAGAGAATGGCAACTTTGGGTTAGTATCTCGCTTCTGAAATTTTCATCGGCTGAGCTTCCGAATCAAAATTTTACCGCTGTAACTTTTTTCAGCAGCCTGAACTGTAAAAAAATAAATCCCATCTGGAAAAGCTGAAATATCAACCATCAATGTTTCATTCGTTGTCAATTTCTTATTCAGTTTATAAATTCGTATTGAAACAGGGCTGAAAATTTTCAAATCAACCTGACCGGGCAACTTCTCAAATTTAAAATAAACCACTCCGTCCGAAGGAACCGGAAAGACCTTCAATTCAGCACTCTCCGGAATAACGTCGATACCCGTGCAGTTATCCACCCCGATGTAGTCGTCAATAGTGAGAGTATCGAAGGTGATGCCGTTGGAAACGATAAGGGTGACGTCAAAAAATCCTATTTCCGGATAGACAACCGTTGGATTTTGGATTGCTGATGTTTCAGGGATGCCCCC encodes the following:
- a CDS encoding DUF2971 domain-containing protein; the protein is MNKIYHYTSLNTAIEFILPKMRLRTNGLKNMNDPKENQLWAFSSKNMDYPSIYPETFSEDRYIEHQFMFGNEIRENIQAICFVNNEDNRACFNAMMWAHYASNHRGVCLEIDADRFIEENKEVLINFKLEKVQYGKHEDVFIDYNRSISKEANILKIIESKYQCLFLQKSVNWEHEKEIRLLIIGKEHTYLTIENSLTGVYLGLFFPYEYRPSIDKLISTKKATIFDVSWEKNDFLRVERSMGDFRPLILKKFLNHPK